Sequence from the Balneolales bacterium ANBcel1 genome:
TCTAAACGACTAGCTAATGACAGCATCATAAAATTTGCATACAGACCAAATCGGAAATGGCAGGATTCATACTCTCAATACGAATTTATTGAGTATAAAAAAAGTTTGAGAAATGATTTAATACTATACTTTTTGACCTATAAAAGAAAGTGTAAAATATCAGATTTTTTTAATGCATATGAGCAATTATTATTTAAAGAAAGTTCTGAATGTCTAAGTAATGATTATGACATTCAGATAATGAGAAAACTTAGTTTGAGATTGTACTACAACCTTGGTCATATAGAAACTGTTTATCAATCAAAGGAAATTGTTGTAAATCCGCCAAAATTAATACTAATTCCTACCCTATCAGGCAGGGAGGCTATTCTAGTAGGAGGTAGATCAATTAATTTAATACGTAGACTTTTTGAGGAATCTAAAAGTCTGGGATTATTTGTTGTAATAAGCAAACAACCGGACTCAAAGGCGGAGCTTCTAGCTCCATACAAAGTATCAATTAGAGGCAGAAATCAACATGATGAAAAAAATAAATTTGTGACAATTGCAAGAAAATGCAACATCAAATTTAAAGAAGATGAATATTATCATCATTCTTTAATTGATGATTGTTTAGATGTTTATGATTATGAAAAATCTCTTTCACCTATAGGGAGATTTGATGATTCTGGATTTCCAGCAAGAGAATTCGACATAAAAACACTCACTTTCAGAAAAATTTATTATAATCTCGTTAATAAAAACCTCTCACTTACTGAATATAAAATCAATAATTACACATATAAAATGGTGATTTGGATCAATAACATTGCATATTCTGCAGAACGTGATTGGGGTCGTTTCCTAATATTAAAATTATCAAGCAAACAAGTTATATTCCACAATAAGATTTCACCTAGTTTGAGAACTGTTTTAGTACCAGAATCAACCCCATTACCAAAAATACTTGATAGATCTCTAACTCTTATGGACGGACTAATACCAGAGTCTAAATATTTAAACATAAAAGAATATAAAACCCACTTTAATATTTACAAGAATGTTCCTCGCGAATTTAATGAAGAGCTTTGTAGAAAATTAGCTCAACCAAGCTTACCAATTAATCACGAGATATGAATATGAAAGATCCTATTGGTTCATTTGAAACTGTAAAAGAAAACTTCATCCGATATGTTAAAACGGCTTTTAAGACCAAGTTTGACAGCTTGGAAGATGAACGGGAAGGACTGTTAAATGAAGACAAAGTACTTTACAGGCAGCCATGGATTGAACCATTACCTGAATATAAATCAAGCGGAAAAACTATTAATGACCTTTCGGCTGAAGATTTACCGGACCTAAATGAGGAGCAGCAGAATACCTTCAAAGGCTTGGTCAGTCAAGGGCTTATACCGGGTTATCAACTTCATGCCCATCAAGCCCAAATGCTAAAGGAAGCATTATCCGGGAAGAACTGTATTATTACCTCCGGAACAGGCTCTGGCAAAACTGAATCATTCCTTTTACCTCTGTTTGCACAATTATCAAAAGAACTTTCCTCATGGAGTATTCCTGGCCAAATAGGACAACATACCGATAGTTGGTGGAGAGAATCGCTAAGTCCAAGGGATATTGTAGATACTGAAAACGGTTTTGTTCTTAGTAATGACGTTCAGCAAAGAGCATATGAAACTCGCCCTCAGGCTATGCGGGCCATGATATTATATCCTATGAACGCTCTGGTGGAAGACCAGATGACCCGTTTAAGAATTGCTCTGGATTCAAGCCCTGTAAAACAGTGGTTTAATGAGAACACCAGGGGAAATGCAATTTCATTTGGAAGGTACAATGGTTCAACGCCAGTCGCGGGAAAGCTGGAAAGGTTGAATGAGGATGGTATCCCGGAAATCAATACCACGAAGGTGAATACACTTACCCGGGAGTTACAGGCAATCGAAAGGAACCAACAAAAAGTTGAGGAATATATACAGCAAGAAAGGCAAAAGGGAAATGAAGTTGATGAGACAGAGCTAAAGTCTTTCTTTCAGAGACTTGATGGTTCTGAAATGAGATGCCGATTCGACATGCAAGCTGCCCCGCCTGATATAATGATTACTAACTTTTCCATGTTAAGTATTATGCTAATGCGGGATATTGACGGCCCGGTTTTCGAGAAAACACGCCAGTGGCTTGCTTGTGAAGACCTGCCAGATGATCAACGTACCCATGAAAAACCAAACAGAATATTCCATCTTGTTATTGATGAACTGCATTTGTACCGAGGAACACAAGGGACAGAAATAGCATACTTGCTAAAATTGGTTATGAAGCGCTTAGGATTATATCCAGACCATCCTCAGTTGAGAATATTAGCCTCCAGTGCTTCTTTGGAGCCAAATGATGAAAAAAGCTTGGAGTATGTTGGAGACTTCTTTGGATTCAGGAAGGATGATGTAAAGAATAAATTCAAGATAGTTACAGGTGAATTAAGTCCGGTGGATCCATTGCGGGAAGAAGATGCCCTATTGCCAACCAATCCCTTTATTGAAGTTTGCAAGGCATACAAATCAACAAGACATCAGGTTGATGATCCGGCATTTTCGGAAGCATGTGCGTCGGCAGGTAATACTTTACGTAAAGCCTTCGGGATTGACGACAATATTTCATCTATTGAGGACTACTTACAATTGCTCCTTCACCCAAAAATCAAGCTCCGTGAAAGGTTTTTTGATGCTTGCAGCGTGGTACAGGGTGGAAAAAAAGTGCCCCGTCCAGTTTGTGCTTTCAGAAGGCCTGGAGACGGAAACCCTCCTGATCTTCCTTATTTCTTTGAGGCCCTGTTTGGGCAAGTGAATGAAGAAGAATTACGCCAGGCAGCAAGGGGGCTGTTAATAGCACGTTCCCTGTTTGATGAACCCCAGTATAAGAATCTATTCCAGCAAGCTGGAAGGAGCTTGCAAAAGTTTCGGTTTCATTACTTTTTCAGGAACATTGAGGGAATGTGGGCTTCTACATCGCAAGAAAACCCTGAGGATTCAAGAACATCTGGTAAACTCTACCCTGTACCGAGAATCAAATCGGAAGACGGACATCGTGTACTAGAACTTTTGTATTGTGATAATTGTGGTACAACACTTTTTGGCGGTAAAAGGGGAGCACCAGGTGACACGAATGCTTTCTGCGAATTACTTCCAGTAAGCCCTAACATCGAGGGCATCCCTGAAAAAACACCAGCAAAACTGGTGGAAAAAAGAACATACCAGGAATATGGTGTATTCTGGCCTCAAGGTGATCAGGAGTTTATTCCTCATGAACGGACACGGGGTGAATGGGATCATCCTCACGATGCTTGGTGGAGGCAAATAACCGTAGAAAATGCAACTTCTACTGAATATACAGCTCAATGGGTTGAAGCATACCTAAATAAATACTCAGGCGATGTGGTTCCATACAGCATTGAAGTTGAAGAAAAACCTAAAAACTGGGTAAATGGTTATTTTTTAAGGGTACTCAGGGATTCGGATAACTCCGATGTTGCTGATACCAGGTTACAAGCAAACAGAGATGAGTTTGGAAATATGATTGACACGCACAAATCACTTCCCTGTACCTGTCCGGCTTGTGGTGTCAATGAACAGTACAGGGCTAAAGGATCATCAATTCGTGGATTCAGGACTGGTTTCGCAAAAACCACCCAGTTATTTGCAAAGGAGTTGGTTTATCAGTTACCTGACAGTGCTAAGCAAAGAAAGCTCGTCGTGTTTTCTGACAGCCGGGAAGATGCAGCACAAATCGCTAATGGAATAGAAAGAAACCACTTTACGGATTTACTACGTGAAATACTGATCCGGGAGCTGCAAAATAACCTGTTGACGAAAGCCAAGATTGTGGAAGCACTAGAAAATGGAGAAGACACCACCGAGTTTGAGGAATTTAATTCATCACAATTTTATGAAATCGAGGAAGCATTTGAGGAAATCAATACAATTAGTGCTGATGAAAGCAATCCAAGGAAGAAACAACGGAGAGAGAAGGCTATCCAGAAGGTTGAAAAAATAAAAACCCGGACAATCCGTGTGAATGACCTTATACATCTGATGAATACGGATGAATGTGCTCCTTTAATCAAAAGTTTCGTGCAAATCGGAGTTAATCCAGGTGGTCCTTCCATCCATCTGCAAAACATTCCCCGCACAAACACCCCTTGGTATTCAATGTTTGATTTCGAGGCAGGAACTTGGTCGAATGACAACCCTGAATTTCAGGAAGAAATTAAAAGGGGTACATTGGTTCAATTGGCCAGCCTATTTTTTGGGAACTTGTTCTATTCTCTTGAAGCTTCAGGATTGGGCTATTTGACCGTAAACCATGCTGCTGCTCCTTTGGAATTTAACGCTGGCAGAGCAGGATTAGCCCGTGACCGATTCTTAGAGGTAATAAACTCGTCCATCCGGATACTTGGCCACAAGTATAAATACACGCCCAATGATTTTGATAATCCGCGTACTCTTGATGTTTCGGACTACAATTCATTCCCATCCCTATTAAGAAAATATATCAGAAGAGTTGCAGAATTCAATGGCATCGATGAAAGGAATTTAGGAGAATCAGTATTGAATACATTAACAGCACTTAATGTTTTAAATAATCAGGGAATTAATTTACAAGAGTTATACATCAAGGTTGCAAACGGGGATGATCCTGTATGGGAAAGTCCAAGAGGTGAACGACCGAACCTGCATAAATCTGCCGGTATTTGCACCCAGTTTCCAGAAGGTCCTCAATTGCCAGATAACCCAACAAGTAATTGCAGAAACTTCTGGAACAACAATTATCTTTCTTATCATTCTGCTGTTGAAAAACGGAATTCAATACGGCTGCATTGTGAGGAGTTGACCGGGCAAACGGATGACCAGTTTGAACGTCAAAGACATTTCAGGGATATTATCCTGCAAGATGATGGGCAACCGTTGGCAAAGAGCATTGACCTTTTAAGTGTAACAACAACCCTGGAAGTTGGTGTGGATATTGGTTCATTACAAGCAGTGATGCTGGCCAATATGCCACCACAACGGTTCAATTACCAGCAACGGGTGGGTCGTGCTGGACGGAGAGGTCAGGCATTTTCAGTAATCCTTACCTTTTGCAGGGGCCGCAGCCATGATGAATTCTATTTTAACCACACTGATAAAATTACAGGTGATCCACCACCAACTCCATTTTTAACAATGGGTCAAGATAGGATCTTAAAGCGACTTCTTTCAAAAGAAGTATTAAGGCAAGCCTTTGCAACACTCAGGACAGATATACGCGAAGATTTATTGACCCTTTCCAGAAACGAAAGACAGACAAGCGTTCATGGAGAATTTGGAAAAACTGACCATTGGAAAAACTATATGGAAAGTGTGCAGGAATGGATTACTCATAACCGTGAGGAAATAGAAAGAACAATTGAAGCATTAAAGCCTGGTATTGACCCAAACAAGAAGCAAGAACTGGCAGACTGGATAACCAGCAATAGTGGTGACGGCTTTATGGCAAAAGTCAACCAAGTTATTGAGAACGATGAAATTTCAACAATTGACATATCGGAAAAACTCGCAGAGGGCGGTGTATTACCTATGTTTGGTATGCCAACCTCTGTCCGCAACCTTTACCATGAAATAACCTACGATGGACGAGACTACAGTCTCAAATCCATTGACAGGAATACAGACCTTGCCATATACGAGTTTTCTCCTGGCGCCCAAAAAACAAAAGACAAGGCTATACATACTTCAATAGGTTTCACTGATGATTATTTCACGAGAAATGGCCGTTGGGGTGACCCGGTAATTTCTCATGGCTCCCCATTTTATAACGAAAGATGGATGGTCAAATGCAAAACATGCAATTTCGTAGCAACACAACAGGAGAAACCAGAGCAAGATATTTGTGAATATTGCGGTGAGACAGAAAGGGTAGATATTTTCCCCATTAAGTCACCGGTTGCCTACCGTACTAATTTGTCTAGCGGAAGCGATTCAAAGGAAAACACCGAAATAACCCTCTCAAGACCTCCTATACTTGCCGAAAGCAATGATGAAGAATCCCTGGTACAAGAAACTACCGATAGTAATTTCCTGGCTAAACTTGCGGATAGGGATATTACATGGCGGGTCAATACCAATGGGGATATGCTGTTTGAAGGGAAACAGGTAAGAACTGGGAACCTTTTCCCATTTAACCGGAACCAATGGTTTAATTTCAGTAACCAATGGATATTAAGAGGAGTAGAGGATAATAGTGAGTACGGATACCGGTTAAATATCCATGACAATGAAGATGCTTATGAAAAAATCGCACTTGCTGCTCATAAGAATACTGAAATTTTAAGAATTCATCCAACCCATATTTCACCTGCCCTTACTCTGGATATGTTTGACCAGGCGTCATCTTTGAATTATGCCGGAATAAGGTCAGCATTTTACTCCGCAGCATTCCTGTTGCAAAGGGTAATCGCAGACAAACTTGATGTGGATCCGGTTGAAATAGAGATAGCAGACATAAGAAAGATATCTTTAGAAAATGGTAGAAATACGGCTGAAATAATCCTGACTGACGAGCTTCCGAATGGTTCCGGGTTTGTCAGGCATTTATTCAAAAACATCAGCGATATTATACTTAAAACAATTAATAAACAAGATGATAAAGAATATTTGGCACAAATACATTCGAATACACACAGGGATGGTTGTAAAGATGCCTGTTATGACTGCTTGAAGGTTTTCAGGAATATGAATTATCACGGTTTGCTTGACTGGCGGTTAGGCATTGCTTTAATGCGGGTGATGGCTAACAAAAATTATATGGCAGGAACTGATGGTCAATTTAATGAATTTCTTGAATTGGAAGGATGGCCTGAAGATGTCATACGTCTCCGGGACAGTTTTGCAGAAAGTTTTGATTTTGAAGTATTGGAGGAATTTGAATTACCTGCGGTTCTGGTCTCCAAAACTAGGACATACTATGTAATCATCATTCACCCATTTTGGAATTGCAAAATAAATGAAAATGGATTGCCAGATGTTCCTGATAACACCTGGTTAGCCGAACGTGTATTTGAGATTTTCCAGGAAGCACAGGAAAATAACGGAGTAATACGGTTCGTGGATACTTTTAACCTTCACAGGAGGCCGGGATGGTGTTATCAAAAATTGTTTAATGAATGATGAAGGAATTAACGACCATACTAAAACCCCTTAAACGGATTTCTCCAAGCCGGTACACCGCTATAAACAGGTGTCCATACAGGGTAGTTCTCGCTAATTCGTATTCCTCCCCTTTATTACCCTATCCGCCTGCAAATCATTTAGGAAATGTTATACATGAATGTATCCGGCTTATTGTAACAGGTGAAATTAAGAGAAGTACGGAGTTTGATGCGATTTGGAACCGCTTGCTGGCAAAGCAGGAAAAAGCTCTTGAAGATATGGGATTTGGATTTTTTACTCCATTGAGTGAAAATGTACCTGGTTACACCATCAAAAAATTACAAGTAAAATCCCTGCTCAAAAGCCGGGACAAATCGGAAGTACAGGAAGACAAAAATACGGATACCAATACCCTGACCGAAAAATGGCTTGAAGCACAAGATTCATTAATCGGTGGGTATGCGGATATAATTATAACTCGGAACGGTTGTACCAAGCTGTCTGACTTCAAAAGTGGAAAGATTATTCTTGAAGAAGGGGAGATTAAAGAGGAATATGAGGATCAACTAAAGCTGTATGCTTATTTGTATAATGAAGTATATAGAAAATATCCCGATGAGCTTTCAATTATTGACCTCGAAAAGAAGGAATATCCGGTAGCTTTCACTCCACAGGAATGTGAAGTTCTTGCAAGTAAGTCAAGGGATGCGCTGTCTGAGATAAATAGTTTTATTGAAATGGATGATCTTGAAGCACTTGCAAAACCTGACTTTGATAACTGTAATAGCTGTCTTTACCGTCCGGCCTGTAACTTTTATTGGGAGCTTCCGCTGTCTGAAACAGATTCAATATTTAGGGATGTAAGTGGAAATCTTGCAAATGTAAGACAGTTCCACAACGGAAACCTGAATGCCACCTTGAATACATATGATAACGAGCTGACAGTTTCCCATATAACCAACGATTATTTGCCTTTTCTGACAGGTGCCGTTGGCAAAAAAGTGGCATTTTATAACGTTAAGCAAGGTGTTAAGCCTGAAAACTATCAAGCACTTAAAACAACAAAAATATATGAAGCATAACGACCAAATAGATAAAATACCCATCGTATCATTTTTCAGTGGTGGTGGCTTTTTAGATATGGGTTTTGAAATGTCTGGATTTAAAACTGTCTTTTCCAATGAAATAGATGAGGATTTTGCACAATTTTATAAAGAGGGCATGAGCAGTTGGTCAGGTGAGAAAAGGGAGGTAAGCACAATATGTGATATTGATGAAGTTGCTACTGGTGAAATTAAAAAATTGGTAAAGGGGCAGTTCGGTATTATTGGTGGCCCCCCTTGCCAGGATTTTTCGATTAGAGGTTCAAAAAATGGTTTCGATGGTTTGAGAGGGACATTAACCTATCATTATTATGAACGCATTATGGATTTACAGCCAGACTTTTTCCTGATGGAGAATGTACCTGGACTGGTGTTGTTGAAAAAAACAAAGAAGGCTTTCAATGCAATATTGGACTTGTTCCGTGAAGAGTACTTGATAAGCTCTGAAAGTCTCAATGCCTTGCACTATGGTGTTCCTCAAAACAGAGAAAGACTATTTGTGTTTGGGGTTAAGAAAAGTCTTGTAAAGGACATATCTCTCTACACGCTTAATGATTTATGGTTCAACTGGCCTGTACCAACCTATCCCAAAGCGGAAACATCTTACAACTGGGGAGAACCTAAAGGCAGGGGTTTGGAAATGAAAGCGAAAAAACTACCAGAACCACCCCCTGAATTATGTGTTGGAGAATTATTGGTTAACAATAGCGATAAACAGGTAATACCAAATGCCAGCGATTTTTTTAAACTCAAAAACCCCTCGAAGATTAAGAAAATTGTCGAAGGAGATACTTACCGTCCTTCTTTTAAAAGGCTCCATAGAAAGAAGTATAGTCCTACGGTATGTTATGGGAATAACGAGGTTCATCTGCATCCTGTTTACAACAGGAGGTTATCTGTGAGGGAAGCATTAAGAATCCAGGGTATTCCTGATTCTTATGTAATATCTACTCCTGAAATGTTGACTAAAAAATTCAAGATGATTGGTAATGGTGTACCTGTGCCGTTAGTACATCAAATTGCGTTATCGATCAGGAAGTTTTTAAATGAGTTGGAACAATACAATCCTAAATTGAATGGACATTTGGTCAAAGGAAAAGCGAAGCCAGGTGATGTCAAAAATCCGGTCAAAGAATACTAAGCCGGAAATAACATTACGTTCTGCATTGCATCAACTTGGATACCGATTCAGGGTTCATAAAAAGGATTTACCAGGAAATCCAGACATTGTCTTACCTAAATACAATACTATAATATTTGTAAATGGCTGTTTTTGGCACTATCACAAAGATTGCAGGGAAGGACGAATTCCTAATACTAACACTAAGTTTTGGAAAGAAAAATTGAAAAGAAATGTAGAACGTGACAAAAAAAATCAAGCAATCCTTAAAAAAAATGGATGGCGTGTAATTGTATTTTGGGAATGTGATATTGAAAATGAACCAGAAATAATAATCAGAAAAGTTCTTCAAAGTCTTAAAACTGATTGATTGAGATCCCGAAATTTATATTTATGGTGAAAGAATCAAGTTTTGAATTTAGAGCAAAAATCAAATGTGTATTGCCAAATCAAT
This genomic interval carries:
- a CDS encoding DNA cytosine methyltransferase translates to MKHNDQIDKIPIVSFFSGGGFLDMGFEMSGFKTVFSNEIDEDFAQFYKEGMSSWSGEKREVSTICDIDEVATGEIKKLVKGQFGIIGGPPCQDFSIRGSKNGFDGLRGTLTYHYYERIMDLQPDFFLMENVPGLVLLKKTKKAFNAILDLFREEYLISSESLNALHYGVPQNRERLFVFGVKKSLVKDISLYTLNDLWFNWPVPTYPKAETSYNWGEPKGRGLEMKAKKLPEPPPELCVGELLVNNSDKQVIPNASDFFKLKNPSKIKKIVEGDTYRPSFKRLHRKKYSPTVCYGNNEVHLHPVYNRRLSVREALRIQGIPDSYVISTPEMLTKKFKMIGNGVPVPLVHQIALSIRKFLNELEQYNPKLNGHLVKGKAKPGDVKNPVKEY
- a CDS encoding very short patch repair endonuclease; its protein translation is MSKIRSKNTKPEITLRSALHQLGYRFRVHKKDLPGNPDIVLPKYNTIIFVNGCFWHYHKDCREGRIPNTNTKFWKEKLKRNVERDKKNQAILKKNGWRVIVFWECDIENEPEIIIRKVLQSLKTD
- a CDS encoding DEAD/DEAH box helicase; the encoded protein is MKDPIGSFETVKENFIRYVKTAFKTKFDSLEDEREGLLNEDKVLYRQPWIEPLPEYKSSGKTINDLSAEDLPDLNEEQQNTFKGLVSQGLIPGYQLHAHQAQMLKEALSGKNCIITSGTGSGKTESFLLPLFAQLSKELSSWSIPGQIGQHTDSWWRESLSPRDIVDTENGFVLSNDVQQRAYETRPQAMRAMILYPMNALVEDQMTRLRIALDSSPVKQWFNENTRGNAISFGRYNGSTPVAGKLERLNEDGIPEINTTKVNTLTRELQAIERNQQKVEEYIQQERQKGNEVDETELKSFFQRLDGSEMRCRFDMQAAPPDIMITNFSMLSIMLMRDIDGPVFEKTRQWLACEDLPDDQRTHEKPNRIFHLVIDELHLYRGTQGTEIAYLLKLVMKRLGLYPDHPQLRILASSASLEPNDEKSLEYVGDFFGFRKDDVKNKFKIVTGELSPVDPLREEDALLPTNPFIEVCKAYKSTRHQVDDPAFSEACASAGNTLRKAFGIDDNISSIEDYLQLLLHPKIKLRERFFDACSVVQGGKKVPRPVCAFRRPGDGNPPDLPYFFEALFGQVNEEELRQAARGLLIARSLFDEPQYKNLFQQAGRSLQKFRFHYFFRNIEGMWASTSQENPEDSRTSGKLYPVPRIKSEDGHRVLELLYCDNCGTTLFGGKRGAPGDTNAFCELLPVSPNIEGIPEKTPAKLVEKRTYQEYGVFWPQGDQEFIPHERTRGEWDHPHDAWWRQITVENATSTEYTAQWVEAYLNKYSGDVVPYSIEVEEKPKNWVNGYFLRVLRDSDNSDVADTRLQANRDEFGNMIDTHKSLPCTCPACGVNEQYRAKGSSIRGFRTGFAKTTQLFAKELVYQLPDSAKQRKLVVFSDSREDAAQIANGIERNHFTDLLREILIRELQNNLLTKAKIVEALENGEDTTEFEEFNSSQFYEIEEAFEEINTISADESNPRKKQRREKAIQKVEKIKTRTIRVNDLIHLMNTDECAPLIKSFVQIGVNPGGPSIHLQNIPRTNTPWYSMFDFEAGTWSNDNPEFQEEIKRGTLVQLASLFFGNLFYSLEASGLGYLTVNHAAAPLEFNAGRAGLARDRFLEVINSSIRILGHKYKYTPNDFDNPRTLDVSDYNSFPSLLRKYIRRVAEFNGIDERNLGESVLNTLTALNVLNNQGINLQELYIKVANGDDPVWESPRGERPNLHKSAGICTQFPEGPQLPDNPTSNCRNFWNNNYLSYHSAVEKRNSIRLHCEELTGQTDDQFERQRHFRDIILQDDGQPLAKSIDLLSVTTTLEVGVDIGSLQAVMLANMPPQRFNYQQRVGRAGRRGQAFSVILTFCRGRSHDEFYFNHTDKITGDPPPTPFLTMGQDRILKRLLSKEVLRQAFATLRTDIREDLLTLSRNERQTSVHGEFGKTDHWKNYMESVQEWITHNREEIERTIEALKPGIDPNKKQELADWITSNSGDGFMAKVNQVIENDEISTIDISEKLAEGGVLPMFGMPTSVRNLYHEITYDGRDYSLKSIDRNTDLAIYEFSPGAQKTKDKAIHTSIGFTDDYFTRNGRWGDPVISHGSPFYNERWMVKCKTCNFVATQQEKPEQDICEYCGETERVDIFPIKSPVAYRTNLSSGSDSKENTEITLSRPPILAESNDEESLVQETTDSNFLAKLADRDITWRVNTNGDMLFEGKQVRTGNLFPFNRNQWFNFSNQWILRGVEDNSEYGYRLNIHDNEDAYEKIALAAHKNTEILRIHPTHISPALTLDMFDQASSLNYAGIRSAFYSAAFLLQRVIADKLDVDPVEIEIADIRKISLENGRNTAEIILTDELPNGSGFVRHLFKNISDIILKTINKQDDKEYLAQIHSNTHRDGCKDACYDCLKVFRNMNYHGLLDWRLGIALMRVMANKNYMAGTDGQFNEFLELEGWPEDVIRLRDSFAESFDFEVLEEFELPAVLVSKTRTYYVIIIHPFWNCKINENGLPDVPDNTWLAERVFEIFQEAQENNGVIRFVDTFNLHRRPGWCYQKLFNE
- a CDS encoding PD-(D/E)XK nuclease family protein, yielding MMKELTTILKPLKRISPSRYTAINRCPYRVVLANSYSSPLLPYPPANHLGNVIHECIRLIVTGEIKRSTEFDAIWNRLLAKQEKALEDMGFGFFTPLSENVPGYTIKKLQVKSLLKSRDKSEVQEDKNTDTNTLTEKWLEAQDSLIGGYADIIITRNGCTKLSDFKSGKIILEEGEIKEEYEDQLKLYAYLYNEVYRKYPDELSIIDLEKKEYPVAFTPQECEVLASKSRDALSEINSFIEMDDLEALAKPDFDNCNSCLYRPACNFYWELPLSETDSIFRDVSGNLANVRQFHNGNLNATLNTYDNELTVSHITNDYLPFLTGAVGKKVAFYNVKQGVKPENYQALKTTKIYEA